One Dysosmobacter welbionis DNA segment encodes these proteins:
- a CDS encoding branched-chain amino acid ABC transporter permease, translating into MKGYFKNMKTITKVDFATYLGVILAFIVVSVCQAQGLVNRSLGGMLVPICCYVCMSISLNLTVGILGELSLGHAGFMSVGAFSGIIAAMSLQSAVPNDLVRMIVALVVGAFFAAIVGFIVGIPVLRLRGDYLAIVTLAFGEIIKDLINCLLVGWDENGLHIALNVDGTKSMSSLGLSENGIEIIKGAQGATGNARIATFAMGFALVMITLVVVLNLVRSRTGRAIMAIRDNRIAAESVGINVTKYKLIAFVTSASLAGAAGALFGLNYSNVTAVQFDFNTSILVLVYVVLGGLGNIWGSIVATVVLYVLPEALRQFSDYRMLVYAIVLILVMLATNNPQVRTLISRIIPRRKGAALDE; encoded by the coding sequence ATGAAAGGCTATTTCAAAAACATGAAAACCATCACCAAGGTGGACTTCGCCACCTATCTGGGCGTGATCCTAGCCTTTATTGTGGTGTCGGTCTGCCAGGCCCAGGGACTGGTGAACCGTTCTCTGGGCGGTATGCTGGTTCCCATCTGCTGCTACGTGTGCATGTCCATCTCCCTGAACCTGACCGTCGGCATTCTGGGAGAGCTGTCTCTGGGCCATGCCGGCTTCATGAGCGTGGGCGCCTTCTCCGGCATCATTGCCGCCATGAGCCTGCAATCTGCTGTCCCAAATGATCTGGTGCGGATGATCGTCGCCCTGGTGGTGGGCGCCTTCTTTGCCGCCATCGTGGGCTTCATCGTCGGGATTCCGGTGCTGCGGCTCCGGGGGGACTACCTGGCCATTGTCACCCTGGCCTTCGGCGAGATCATCAAGGATCTGATCAACTGCCTTCTGGTGGGCTGGGATGAGAACGGCCTGCACATCGCCCTGAACGTGGACGGCACCAAGAGCATGTCCTCTCTCGGCCTCAGCGAAAACGGCATCGAAATCATCAAGGGCGCCCAGGGCGCCACGGGCAACGCCCGCATCGCCACCTTTGCTATGGGCTTTGCACTGGTGATGATTACCCTGGTGGTGGTGCTGAATCTGGTCCGCAGCCGGACCGGCCGGGCTATCATGGCCATCCGGGACAACCGGATCGCCGCCGAGAGCGTAGGCATCAACGTCACCAAGTACAAGCTGATTGCCTTCGTCACCTCTGCCTCCCTGGCAGGTGCCGCCGGTGCCCTGTTCGGCCTGAACTACTCCAATGTCACTGCCGTACAGTTCGACTTCAACACCTCCATTCTGGTGCTGGTGTATGTGGTGCTGGGCGGTCTGGGCAACATCTGGGGCTCCATCGTGGCAACAGTTGTCCTGTATGTGCTGCCGGAGGCCCTGCGGCAGTTCTCTGACTATCGGATGCTGGTGTACGCCATTGTGCTGATTCTGGTGATGCTGGCCACCAACAACCCGCAGGTGCGGACGCTGATTAGCCGGATCATTCCCAGAAGAAAGGGGGCAGCCCTCGATGAGTAA
- a CDS encoding ABC transporter ATP-binding protein: MVPVPSHAIIPERDIDKSPILECSHLGIDFGGLRAVNDFNLTIGRTEIAGLIGPNGAGKTTIFNLLTKVYQPTRGTILLDGLDTSGKTTAQINRMGIARTFQNIRLFNNLSVEDNVKIGLHNQERYSAITGVLRLPWYWSREKAAHERALELLSLFGMADLADHQAGSLPYGAQRRLEIVRALATNPSLLLLDEPAAGMNPSETAELMENIVKIRDTFQIAVMLIEHDMKLVMSICEGICVLNFGQVIAKGTAEEIQSNPAVIEAYLGKQKEA, encoded by the coding sequence ATGGTCCCTGTTCCCAGCCATGCCATCATTCCGGAGCGGGACATCGACAAATCCCCCATTCTGGAGTGCAGCCACCTGGGCATCGACTTCGGCGGCCTGCGGGCGGTGAATGACTTCAACCTCACCATCGGCCGGACGGAGATCGCCGGCCTCATCGGCCCCAACGGCGCCGGCAAAACCACCATCTTCAACCTGCTGACCAAGGTCTATCAGCCCACCCGGGGCACCATCCTGCTGGATGGACTGGATACCTCCGGCAAGACCACAGCTCAGATCAACCGCATGGGCATTGCCCGGACCTTCCAGAACATCCGCCTGTTCAACAACCTCTCCGTGGAGGACAATGTGAAGATCGGTCTCCACAATCAGGAGCGCTACTCCGCCATCACCGGCGTTCTGCGCCTGCCCTGGTACTGGAGCCGGGAAAAGGCCGCTCATGAGCGGGCACTGGAACTGCTGTCCCTCTTCGGGATGGCGGACTTGGCGGACCATCAGGCCGGTTCCCTTCCCTACGGCGCCCAGCGCCGGCTGGAGATTGTCCGGGCCCTGGCCACCAATCCCTCTCTTCTATTGCTGGATGAGCCCGCCGCGGGCATGAATCCCTCTGAGACGGCGGAGCTGATGGAGAATATCGTCAAGATCCGGGACACGTTCCAGATCGCCGTCATGCTGATCGAGCACGACATGAAGTTGGTCATGAGCATCTGCGAGGGCATCTGCGTCCTGAACTTCGGGCAGGTCATCGCCAAGGGCACCGCCGAAGAGATTCAATCCAACCCCGCCGTCATTGAGGCATATCTCGGTAAACAGAAGGAGGCGTGA
- a CDS encoding ABC transporter ATP-binding protein has protein sequence MLKVSDINVYYGAIHAIKGVSFEVNPGEVVTLIGANGAGKSTTLQTVSGLLHSRTGSIEFLGENLMGVPAHKVVAKGLAQVPEGRRVFLQMTVEENLEMGAYTRSGGDIDADLEKVYAYFPRLMERRRQIAGTLSGGEQQMLAMGRALMSRPKLLMLDEPSMGLAPILVEQIFKIIQTLHEAGTTILLVEQNAQAALSIADRGYVLETGKIVTSGTGTELLASPEIKKAYLGG, from the coding sequence ATTCTGAAAGTCAGCGACATCAACGTCTACTACGGCGCCATACACGCCATCAAGGGCGTCTCTTTCGAGGTAAATCCCGGAGAGGTCGTCACCCTGATCGGCGCCAACGGCGCCGGCAAATCCACCACGCTGCAGACTGTCTCCGGCCTGCTCCACTCCCGCACCGGCTCCATCGAATTTCTGGGGGAGAACCTGATGGGCGTCCCAGCCCACAAGGTCGTGGCCAAGGGACTCGCCCAGGTGCCGGAGGGGCGGCGGGTCTTCCTGCAGATGACCGTAGAGGAGAATCTGGAAATGGGCGCCTATACCCGGTCCGGCGGCGACATCGACGCGGATCTGGAAAAGGTCTACGCCTATTTCCCCCGGCTGATGGAGCGGCGGCGGCAGATCGCTGGCACCCTCTCCGGCGGCGAACAGCAGATGCTGGCCATGGGCCGGGCGCTGATGAGCCGTCCCAAGCTGCTGATGCTGGATGAGCCCTCCATGGGCCTGGCACCCATTCTGGTTGAGCAGATCTTCAAGATCATCCAAACCCTCCATGAGGCGGGCACCACCATTCTGCTGGTGGAGCAGAATGCCCAGGCAGCCCTGAGTATCGCCGACCGTGGCTATGTGCTGGAGACCGGAAAAATCGTCACCTCCGGCACCGGAACGGAGCTGTTGGCCTCCCCGGAAATCAAAAAAGCCTATCTGGGCGGCTGA
- a CDS encoding transcription repressor NadR: MRAEERRQAIRELLQRAKQPVSATALAAQFSVSRQIIVGDIALLRAAGADISATPRGYVILRETGGLVRQVAVQHDAAGMGEELNAMVDQGCTVLDVIVDHPIYGQLTGPLQLSNRYDVGQFLSRCAQSDARPLSELTEGIHLHTLSCPDEAAFGRVCRELRRLGVLLEG; this comes from the coding sequence ATGCGCGCGGAAGAACGGCGGCAGGCCATTCGGGAGCTTCTGCAGCGGGCAAAGCAGCCTGTCAGCGCAACGGCCCTGGCGGCTCAATTCTCCGTCAGCCGACAGATCATCGTGGGGGATATTGCCCTGCTGCGGGCGGCTGGAGCAGACATCTCCGCTACGCCCCGGGGCTACGTGATCCTGCGAGAGACGGGAGGTCTGGTGCGGCAGGTGGCCGTCCAGCACGATGCCGCTGGTATGGGAGAGGAGCTAAACGCTATGGTGGACCAGGGCTGCACGGTACTGGATGTCATTGTGGACCACCCCATTTACGGGCAGCTGACCGGCCCTCTGCAGCTCTCCAACCGCTATGATGTGGGGCAGTTCCTCTCCCGCTGTGCGCAGTCCGACGCCCGCCCGCTGTCGGAACTGACGGAGGGGATCCATCTCCACACTCTCTCCTGTCCGGATGAGGCGGCATTCGGCCGGGTGTGCCGGGAGCTGCGGCGGCTGGGCGTCTTGCTGGAAGGTTGA
- a CDS encoding PTS transporter subunit IIC — translation MEQVKGFLKRKNIVISAKRYGIDALGAMAQGLFCSLLIGTILNTIGTQFHIGFLTAQVITINGVGYTIGGLASFMSGSAMAVAIGYALQAPPMVLFSLVTVGYACNALGGAGGPLAVLFVAIIAAEVGKAISKETKVDILVTPIVTILVGVGAAWIIAPPIGGAASAFGQLIMRTTELQPFFMGVLVSVLVGIALTLPISSAAICSVLGLTGLAGGAAVAGCCANMVGFAVLSFRENRWGGLVSQGIGTSMLQMPNIVKNPRIWLPAILTSAVTGPLATCFFKLEMNGDPINSGMGTCGLCGQLGVWTGWVNPSDAALANGAAAMAPTAFDWVGLILISFVLPAVLTWAFGLFFRKIGWIKPGDLTLPQ, via the coding sequence ATGGAACAGGTCAAAGGCTTTCTGAAGCGCAAAAACATTGTGATCTCCGCCAAGCGGTACGGCATTGACGCCCTGGGCGCCATGGCTCAGGGACTCTTCTGTTCCCTGCTGATCGGCACGATCCTCAACACCATCGGCACCCAGTTCCACATTGGCTTTCTCACCGCCCAGGTCATCACCATCAATGGCGTGGGGTATACCATCGGTGGACTGGCGTCGTTCATGAGCGGGTCCGCTATGGCGGTGGCCATCGGCTACGCTCTCCAGGCGCCGCCTATGGTGCTGTTCTCCCTGGTGACGGTGGGCTATGCCTGCAACGCCCTGGGCGGGGCGGGCGGACCGCTGGCCGTGCTGTTCGTGGCTATCATCGCCGCTGAGGTGGGCAAGGCCATCAGCAAGGAGACGAAGGTGGACATCCTGGTGACGCCCATCGTCACCATCCTTGTGGGCGTGGGAGCGGCCTGGATCATTGCGCCCCCCATCGGCGGAGCAGCCAGCGCCTTTGGCCAGCTGATTATGCGGACCACGGAGCTGCAGCCCTTCTTCATGGGCGTTCTGGTGTCCGTGCTGGTGGGCATCGCCCTGACGCTGCCCATCTCCTCCGCCGCCATCTGCTCCGTGCTGGGACTGACCGGACTGGCAGGCGGCGCCGCCGTAGCGGGCTGCTGCGCCAACATGGTGGGGTTCGCCGTCCTCTCCTTCCGGGAAAACCGCTGGGGCGGACTGGTGAGCCAGGGCATCGGCACCTCCATGCTGCAGATGCCCAACATCGTGAAGAACCCCCGCATCTGGCTCCCTGCCATCCTCACCTCCGCTGTCACCGGACCCCTGGCCACCTGCTTTTTCAAGCTGGAGATGAACGGAGACCCCATCAACTCCGGCATGGGCACCTGCGGCCTGTGCGGCCAGCTGGGGGTCTGGACCGGCTGGGTCAATCCCAGTGACGCGGCTCTGGCCAATGGGGCCGCCGCCATGGCCCCCACCGCCTTTGACTGGGTGGGACTGATCCTGATCTCCTTCGTCCTCCCCGCTGTCCTCACCTGGGCCTTCGGGCTGTTCTTCCGGAAGATCGGCTGGATCAAGCCGGGGGATCTGACCCTGCCGCAGTAG
- a CDS encoding helix-turn-helix domain-containing protein, translating into MNAVGKNLKQLRQREKLTQDALAERLHVTRQAVSSWETGKTQPDIETLTTLAEALNADVRELIYGPGREESYRRGQRKYAALAAICVAVLFIFCVLETVLRPFVQQICWETYDLMPWVWYALTVPSAAALAAGGLLMSGTALVVDLRLPSKRLRMMALIFGAVAIGYYLIFVIYCFGHRFIF; encoded by the coding sequence GTGAACGCGGTGGGAAAAAATCTGAAGCAGCTGCGCCAGCGGGAGAAGCTGACCCAGGACGCCCTGGCGGAGCGGCTCCATGTGACCCGGCAGGCGGTGTCCTCCTGGGAGACCGGAAAGACCCAGCCGGATATCGAGACCCTGACCACCTTGGCGGAGGCGCTGAACGCCGACGTCCGGGAGCTGATCTACGGCCCGGGGCGAGAGGAAAGTTATCGACGCGGTCAACGGAAGTATGCAGCTTTGGCAGCCATCTGTGTAGCGGTGTTATTCATATTCTGCGTGCTGGAAACAGTATTAAGGCCCTTTGTGCAGCAGATTTGCTGGGAAACATATGACCTTATGCCGTGGGTATGGTACGCTTTGACTGTGCCGTCAGCTGCTGCTCTGGCGGCTGGAGGCCTTTTGATGTCCGGTACGGCATTGGTTGTCGACCTCCGCCTGCCATCCAAGCGGCTTCGGATGATGGCTTTGATATTTGGCGCTGTTGCCATTGGGTATTATCTAATATTTGTGATTTATTGTTTTGGGCATAGATTCATTTTTTAG
- a CDS encoding PPC domain-containing DNA-binding protein — protein sequence MKDFTVGVFDSSAKAYKSNRFQGVYEIVSLVGTINTMNDAFYCHLHMCAADQEGHAFGGHLNEAVISATCELVVTCLPGETNRVFSDEVGLNLISF from the coding sequence GTGAAGGACTTCACCGTAGGAGTGTTCGACTCCAGCGCCAAGGCTTACAAGTCCAACCGCTTCCAGGGGGTCTATGAGATCGTCTCTCTGGTGGGGACCATCAACACGATGAACGACGCGTTTTACTGCCATCTCCACATGTGCGCCGCCGACCAGGAGGGCCACGCTTTCGGCGGGCATCTGAACGAGGCCGTCATCAGCGCCACCTGCGAGCTAGTGGTCACCTGCCTGCCCGGAGAGACGAACCGGGTATTCAGCGACGAGGTGGGACTGAATCTGATCTCCTTCTGA
- a CDS encoding tRNA dihydrouridine synthase, which yields MGDGTGMIQRYDFAPLDGITKVVFRQVYHRMFGGADRYFIPFFSPTDQHILTKRDQRELDPAANAGLPVVPQVMTCRAPDFLWAAEIVADMGYTEVNLNLGCPSGTVTAKGKGAGFLAKPEELERFFDEVFAAVKLPVSIKTRLGVKEPEEFERLLDIYNRYPIACLTIHPRVQKQFYKGTVHRDWFAWAAERSRNPLCYNGDLVTVEDCTVFAVDFPAIDAVMIGRGAIADPALLRKLRGGVPTTRQELQTFTRTLYQSYQDFYGQVGPAAQRMKEVWFFLIHLFEGGERHDKKMRRLRTPGEYEAVEASIFQELPLRDHAAGAFG from the coding sequence GTGGGAGACGGCACTGGGATGATCCAGCGGTACGACTTCGCCCCGCTGGATGGTATCACCAAGGTGGTGTTCCGGCAGGTGTACCACCGGATGTTCGGCGGGGCGGACCGGTATTTCATCCCGTTTTTCTCCCCTACGGATCAGCATATCCTGACCAAGCGGGATCAACGGGAGCTGGACCCGGCGGCCAACGCAGGGCTTCCTGTGGTGCCCCAGGTGATGACCTGCCGGGCACCGGACTTTCTGTGGGCGGCGGAGATCGTGGCAGACATGGGCTATACGGAGGTGAATCTGAACCTGGGCTGTCCCTCTGGCACCGTCACCGCCAAGGGCAAGGGTGCGGGCTTTCTGGCAAAGCCGGAGGAGCTGGAGCGGTTCTTTGACGAGGTATTCGCCGCCGTGAAGCTGCCGGTGTCCATCAAGACCCGGCTGGGGGTGAAGGAGCCGGAGGAGTTCGAGCGGCTGCTGGACATTTACAACCGTTATCCCATCGCCTGCCTCACCATCCACCCCCGGGTGCAGAAGCAGTTCTACAAGGGGACCGTGCACCGGGACTGGTTCGCCTGGGCGGCGGAGCGCAGCCGGAATCCCCTGTGCTACAACGGGGATCTGGTGACCGTGGAGGACTGCACAGTCTTTGCGGTGGACTTTCCTGCCATCGACGCGGTGATGATCGGCCGAGGGGCCATCGCGGACCCGGCCCTGCTGCGGAAGCTCCGGGGCGGCGTCCCCACCACCCGGCAGGAGCTCCAGACCTTCACCCGGACGCTGTATCAGTCCTACCAGGACTTCTATGGCCAGGTGGGCCCGGCGGCCCAGCGGATGAAGGAGGTCTGGTTCTTCCTGATCCACCTGTTCGAGGGCGGCGAACGCCATGACAAGAAAATGCGCCGCCTTCGGACGCCGGGGGAGTACGAGGCGGTGGAGGCATCCATTTTCCAGGAGCTGCCTCTGCGGGACCACGCGGCAGGGGCCTTCGGGTGA
- a CDS encoding arsenate reductase family protein — protein sequence MLFLWYPKCTTCQKAKAFLDERGVSYEARDIKLENPTAEELRGWWEKSGMPLKKFFNTSGLQYKALGLKDKLPEMSEEEQLALLATDGMLVKRPILVGEDFVRTGFRQAEWETALG from the coding sequence ATGTTGTTTTTGTGGTACCCCAAGTGCACCACCTGCCAGAAGGCGAAAGCCTTTCTGGACGAGCGGGGCGTCTCTTACGAGGCCCGGGATATTAAGCTGGAAAATCCTACGGCGGAGGAGCTGCGGGGCTGGTGGGAGAAGAGCGGAATGCCCCTGAAGAAGTTCTTCAACACCAGCGGCCTCCAGTACAAGGCTCTGGGCCTGAAGGACAAGCTGCCGGAGATGAGCGAGGAGGAGCAGCTGGCCCTGCTGGCCACCGACGGGATGCTGGTAAAGCGGCCCATTCTGGTGGGGGAGGACTTCGTCCGCACCGGCTTCCGCCAGGCGGAGTGGGAGACGGCACTGGGATGA